In a genomic window of Alphaproteobacteria bacterium:
- the dmeF gene encoding CDF family Co(II)/Ni(II) efflux transporter DmeF translates to MKTHPDKHCGHLHSFGLDQKQEAERRTLIVLVITVVTMVVEIAAGIQFGSIALLADGLHMGSHATALGINALAYVYARKYANDPRFTFGTGKINALGGYTGAVLLGGFAVTMVWEGGERLLYPQPIVFDWAILVAVVGLAVNAASVLILNIGSDGGHSHQHDHHHHHPHDHTHDHSHEDHSHDDLNLRSAYLHVLADALTSVLAIFALLAGKYFGAVWLDPVMGFVGAVLILRWSWSLLRQTGLRLLDYQAPEEIHDAVRQAIESDGQTEIFDLHVWLIAPGVYAAIIGIVTHDPREPDYYKSLLPAALGIRHLTVEVHACADEVCRTASG, encoded by the coding sequence ATGAAAACCCACCCTGATAAACATTGCGGGCATCTGCACAGTTTTGGCCTCGACCAGAAGCAGGAGGCGGAGCGGCGCACCCTGATCGTTTTGGTTATTACCGTGGTGACTATGGTTGTCGAGATCGCGGCGGGGATCCAGTTCGGGTCCATCGCGCTGCTGGCCGACGGGCTGCATATGGGGTCGCACGCTACGGCTCTGGGGATCAACGCGCTGGCCTATGTCTATGCCCGTAAATACGCGAACGATCCGCGCTTTACGTTCGGGACGGGCAAGATCAACGCGCTGGGCGGCTATACGGGCGCGGTCCTGCTGGGCGGGTTTGCCGTGACGATGGTCTGGGAGGGCGGGGAGCGTTTGCTCTACCCGCAGCCCATAGTCTTCGACTGGGCGATCCTCGTGGCGGTTGTCGGGCTGGCCGTGAATGCCGCGTCGGTTCTGATCTTGAACATCGGCTCGGACGGTGGTCATAGTCATCAACATGATCACCACCATCACCACCCGCACGATCATACCCATGATCATTCGCACGAGGATCATTCCCATGACGATCTAAATTTGCGGTCGGCCTACCTGCATGTGCTGGCGGATGCGCTCACCTCCGTTCTGGCGATTTTTGCGCTGCTGGCCGGGAAGTATTTCGGCGCGGTGTGGCTTGATCCCGTCATGGGATTCGTCGGGGCGGTTCTGATTTTACGCTGGTCGTGGAGCCTATTGCGGCAGACGGGCCTCAGGCTGCTGGATTATCAGGCGCCGGAGGAGATTCATGATGCGGTCCGGCAGGCGATTGAATCCGACGGTCAGACCGAGATTTTCGATCTTCATGTCTGGCTGATCGCGCCGGGGGTTTATGCGGCGATTATCGGGATCGTCACCCACGACCCGCGGGAACCGGATTATTACAAAAGCCTTCTGCCCGCTGCACTTGGCATCCGGCATCTGACGGTGGAAGTTCATGCCTGCGCGGATGAGGTGTGCCGAACTGCTTCAGGTTAA
- a CDS encoding site-specific DNA-methyltransferase, translated as MPILDWLDRDRDVRAAESVPYRLLESVESLSCGDPAAPNMLIQGDNLEALKALLPYYSGQVKCIFIDPPYNTRSAFEHYDDNLEHSQWLSMMYPRLELLRELLSEDGSIWVTIDDNEVHYLKVIMDEIFGRKNFLSNFIWKKSYGGGAKAKHFVGLHEHVLGYAKNLDTFPELFLPPDESVLKYYKFTDEKLNERGPYRLQPLATNSMDERPNLRYAIIADDGYEIWPQKQWQWSRERALSAQQNNELVIVKKSGKYTVSYKQYLKDKDGEERRTKPKSIIDGIYTQHGTKESVELFGQEDKFSFPKPEKLIWTIFEACSAPNDLVLDSFLGSGTTAAVAHKMGRRYIGVEMGEHAITHCQPRLKKVIEGEQGGISEAVGWTGGGGFRFYKLGAPIFDAEGNINPAIRFPHLAAHIWFCETRTAYAPAKKKSPLLGVHNGTAYYLLYNGILGDRTVNGGNVLTHPILKSLPPHHGPKVIYGETSRLSPERLRSLKIVFKQTPYDVKAR; from the coding sequence ATGCCGATTCTGGACTGGCTGGATCGTGACCGGGACGTAAGGGCGGCGGAGTCCGTGCCCTACCGCCTGCTCGAAAGCGTGGAGAGCCTCTCCTGCGGCGACCCGGCCGCCCCGAATATGCTGATTCAGGGTGACAATCTGGAGGCGCTCAAAGCCCTGCTGCCCTACTATTCCGGGCAGGTAAAATGCATCTTCATCGACCCGCCCTATAACACGCGCAGCGCCTTCGAACATTACGACGACAATCTGGAACATTCCCAGTGGCTGTCCATGATGTATCCGCGCCTCGAACTGTTGCGGGAGCTGCTGTCCGAGGACGGCAGCATCTGGGTCACGATTGACGACAACGAAGTGCATTATCTCAAAGTGATAATGGACGAGATTTTTGGCAGAAAAAACTTTCTATCAAACTTTATCTGGAAGAAATCTTATGGTGGAGGAGCAAAAGCAAAGCACTTTGTTGGACTGCATGAGCATGTTTTGGGATATGCAAAAAATCTGGATACTTTTCCTGAGTTATTCCTACCCCCAGATGAAAGTGTTTTGAAATACTACAAGTTCACAGATGAAAAGTTAAATGAACGAGGGCCATACAGATTACAGCCATTAGCCACAAATAGTATGGATGAGCGCCCAAATCTTAGATATGCAATCATTGCAGATGATGGCTATGAAATATGGCCTCAAAAGCAATGGCAATGGTCACGTGAACGCGCACTCTCTGCACAGCAGAATAATGAGTTAGTGATTGTAAAAAAGAGCGGAAAATACACCGTTTCGTATAAACAATATCTTAAAGATAAAGATGGTGAAGAAAGGCGAACCAAGCCCAAGAGCATTATTGATGGGATTTATACGCAGCATGGCACAAAAGAGAGCGTTGAGCTTTTTGGACAAGAAGACAAGTTCTCATTTCCTAAACCAGAAAAGTTGATCTGGACTATTTTTGAGGCGTGTTCTGCGCCGAATGATCTTGTACTTGATTCCTTCCTAGGTTCTGGCACGACTGCTGCTGTGGCGCATAAAATGGGCCGCCGCTATATCGGCGTGGAAATGGGCGAACACGCCATCACCCACTGCCAGCCGCGTTTGAAAAAAGTGATCGAGGGTGAACAGGGCGGAATTTCAGAGGCGGTGGGCTGGACGGGCGGCGGCGGCTTCCGCTTCTATAAACTCGGCGCCCCGATTTTCGATGCGGAGGGGAATATCAACCCGGCAATACGCTTCCCGCATCTGGCCGCCCATATCTGGTTCTGCGAAACCAGGACCGCTTATGCGCCAGCCAAAAAGAAATCGCCCCTGCTCGGCGTCCATAACGGCACGGCCTATTACCTGCTCTATAACGGCATTCTGGGCGACAGGACCGTGAACGGCGGCAACGTCCTGACCCATCCGATCCTTAAATCCCTGCCACCGCATCACGGGCCGAAGGTGATCTACGGCGAAACCTCGCGCCTGTCGCCCGAACGCCTGCGGAGCCTGAAGATCGTCTTCAAACAGACCCCCTATGATGTGAAAGCGCGATAG
- a CDS encoding DEAD/DEAH box helicase family protein: MSNVQLKNYQIKTLETLKAYLTTARFRTAKDAYEGMDKPGVVNVRPFRPLPDLEDVPFVCLRLPTGGGKTLLSAHTVRIAAEVYLERDYPLVLWLVPSNTIRQQTLETLKTPGNPNYESLRAAFDGNFMVLDITDFTMIRPHDLAGKAVIVVGTVQTIKTEEANTDSRKVYAHNENLEPLFSKIPEGFTGYDTIREGHHQGKIRFSFVNLLRMHRPLVLVDEAHNNSTTLGLELFKRINAACVIEFTATPAKDSNQLHSVSAMDLKAEEMIKLPIVLTEHQTWDEAVRDSILTRKRLEEKCKGEDEYIRPIILFQAENRAQDITWQVLKQHLIEVENIPEHKIAVVTGDQRELDGINLFDPACPIDYVITVQALKEGWDCSFAYVFCSVANVHSAKDVEQILGRVLRMPYAKRRKNEDLNRAYALVSQTSWPNAVKLLHDRLVDKMGFEEQEVDESIETRQPNLDLGGDQDGLFRQPDPVVLHLREAADLNDFEEEDRKSLQIENTHEGVIATVTGAISPAAIEKLVKKVQPEIKATAKVQLSIHQAALCRAVAPVNRGEKFIIPQLCLRIDGELELPEEGTFLYAGDWKLTGPENLTESEFKLQSDGKAFSIDIEDGQVRHHFVANTAQMNLDLVDTGWTVNALAQWLDKRLRLPDISQPQMLEYSRRTVAWLEEERKIPLTALVRGRFLLQKVLEGKIKKHRSEAKKRGYQTLLFGPEPKVEVSGELNFSFEPDIYHPQRRYQGAFRPVKHFYPVISDMNGEEAECAKEIEMLGDRVKYWVRNIERDPKAFRLPTSTDFFYPDFIVMLNDGRILVIEYKGEQYRGTPDVQEKQNLGQLWAQKSGNLFVMAWQKEKGLNIYQQLDDVLRK, from the coding sequence ATGAGCAACGTGCAGTTAAAAAACTACCAGATCAAAACGCTTGAGACGCTCAAGGCGTACCTGACCACGGCGCGTTTCAGAACCGCGAAGGATGCCTATGAAGGTATGGATAAGCCGGGTGTCGTCAATGTGCGCCCCTTCAGGCCGCTGCCCGATCTTGAAGATGTGCCTTTCGTCTGTCTCCGCCTGCCCACCGGCGGCGGCAAAACGCTGCTCTCGGCGCATACCGTGCGGATTGCCGCAGAAGTGTATCTGGAGCGCGATTATCCGCTGGTCCTCTGGCTTGTGCCCAGTAACACGATCCGCCAGCAGACGCTGGAAACCCTCAAGACGCCGGGCAACCCGAATTACGAGAGCTTAAGAGCCGCCTTCGATGGGAACTTTATGGTTCTGGATATTACGGATTTCACCATGATCCGCCCCCACGATCTGGCCGGTAAGGCGGTTATCGTGGTCGGCACGGTGCAGACCATCAAGACCGAGGAAGCTAACACCGATTCCCGCAAGGTTTACGCGCATAACGAAAACCTTGAACCGCTCTTCTCAAAAATACCCGAAGGCTTTACGGGATACGACACGATCCGCGAGGGCCATCATCAGGGCAAAATCCGCTTTTCCTTCGTCAACCTGCTGCGGATGCACCGCCCTCTGGTTCTGGTCGATGAGGCGCATAACAATTCAACTACGCTGGGCCTTGAGCTTTTTAAACGGATCAACGCCGCGTGCGTGATCGAGTTCACAGCAACCCCGGCGAAAGACAGTAACCAGCTTCACAGCGTATCGGCTATGGACTTGAAAGCCGAGGAAATGATTAAGCTGCCGATCGTCCTGACGGAACACCAGACATGGGATGAGGCGGTGCGGGATAGCATCCTGACCCGCAAGCGTCTGGAGGAAAAATGCAAGGGCGAGGACGAATATATCCGCCCCATCATTCTCTTTCAGGCGGAAAACAGGGCGCAGGATATAACGTGGCAGGTGCTGAAACAGCACCTGATCGAAGTCGAGAATATACCGGAGCATAAAATTGCTGTCGTTACGGGGGATCAGCGGGAGCTGGACGGGATTAATCTGTTCGATCCGGCCTGCCCGATTGATTATGTAATTACCGTGCAGGCTCTGAAAGAGGGCTGGGATTGCTCCTTTGCGTATGTGTTCTGTTCCGTTGCTAATGTTCATTCCGCCAAGGATGTTGAGCAAATCCTGGGCCGCGTCTTGCGGATGCCTTACGCAAAAAGACGCAAGAATGAAGACCTGAACCGCGCTTATGCCCTTGTGTCGCAAACCTCATGGCCCAATGCGGTCAAGCTGTTGCATGACAGGCTGGTGGACAAGATGGGCTTCGAGGAGCAGGAGGTTGACGAAAGCATCGAAACGCGGCAGCCGAACCTCGATCTTGGCGGAGACCAGGACGGGCTTTTCCGCCAGCCCGATCCAGTTGTCCTGCATCTGCGCGAAGCGGCGGATTTGAACGATTTTGAGGAAGAGGATAGGAAAAGCCTGCAAATTGAGAACACACATGAGGGCGTGATCGCCACGGTCACAGGGGCAATCAGCCCCGCAGCGATAGAAAAACTGGTTAAAAAGGTTCAGCCGGAGATCAAGGCGACCGCCAAAGTGCAGTTGAGCATCCATCAGGCAGCCTTATGCCGCGCCGTAGCACCCGTTAATCGCGGCGAAAAGTTCATTATCCCGCAACTCTGCTTGCGGATTGACGGTGAACTGGAACTGCCCGAAGAAGGCACGTTCCTCTATGCCGGGGACTGGAAACTGACCGGGCCTGAAAATCTGACGGAAAGCGAGTTCAAGCTTCAATCCGATGGCAAAGCCTTTTCGATTGATATTGAAGATGGCCAAGTCAGGCACCACTTCGTGGCGAATACCGCGCAGATGAACCTCGACCTGGTGGATACGGGTTGGACTGTCAATGCGTTGGCCCAGTGGCTCGATAAACGCTTGCGACTACCGGACATATCGCAGCCGCAGATGCTGGAATATTCACGGCGCACCGTTGCATGGCTCGAGGAGGAGCGCAAAATCCCGCTTACGGCGCTGGTGCGGGGACGCTTCCTGCTCCAGAAAGTGCTGGAAGGCAAAATTAAGAAACACCGCAGCGAAGCCAAGAAGCGCGGCTATCAGACCCTGCTTTTTGGGCCTGAACCGAAGGTGGAGGTCTCCGGGGAACTTAACTTCTCGTTTGAACCGGATATTTACCATCCGCAAAGGCGTTATCAGGGTGCATTTCGCCCGGTGAAGCACTTTTACCCGGTCATTTCGGATATGAACGGCGAAGAAGCAGAGTGTGCCAAGGAAATAGAAATGCTGGGCGATAGAGTGAAATACTGGGTTCGCAATATCGAACGTGACCCTAAGGCTTTTCGTCTGCCGACATCAACGGATTTTTTCTACCCTGATTTTATTGTGATGCTCAATGACGGGC